One window from the genome of Candidatus Poribacteria bacterium encodes:
- the trpB gene encoding tryptophan synthase subunit beta, translating into MQQLPDATGHFGQFGGRYVPETLMPALLELEDAYIELKDNPDFQKEFQYYLREYVGRPNPLYYAEHLTETLGGAKIYLKREDLNHTGAHKINSAIGQILLARWMGKKRIIAETGAGQHGVATATVAAKFDMECEVYMGEEDIERQALNVFRMRQMGTKVVPVNSGSRTLKDAINACFRDWVTNVRTTYLLLGSVVGAHPYPMIVRDFQSVIGDEARTQILEQAGALPDCVVACVGGGSNSLGMFYPFYADESVRLIGVEAAGESIRSGRHAAPLTAGSVGVFHGAKCYLLQEEDGQITPAHSISAGLDYPGVGPEHSYYRETGRAEYVPVTDAEAVEGFQLLSETEGIIPALESAHAIAYLRELAPKLGKNKVIAVCLSGRGDKDVYTIANELGINL; encoded by the coding sequence ATGCAACAACTCCCGGATGCAACAGGACATTTCGGACAATTCGGGGGCAGATACGTCCCCGAAACACTTATGCCAGCACTTTTAGAACTCGAAGACGCATACATCGAGCTTAAAGATAATCCCGACTTCCAAAAGGAATTCCAGTACTACCTTCGTGAATACGTTGGGAGACCAAACCCACTCTATTATGCCGAACACCTGACAGAGACGCTCGGCGGCGCAAAAATATATCTCAAACGGGAAGATCTCAACCATACGGGTGCCCATAAAATCAACAGCGCAATCGGACAAATCCTCCTTGCACGCTGGATGGGCAAAAAACGGATCATCGCTGAAACCGGTGCAGGACAACACGGTGTCGCAACAGCCACCGTCGCAGCGAAGTTCGATATGGAATGCGAAGTCTATATGGGTGAGGAAGACATAGAACGCCAAGCACTCAACGTCTTCCGCATGCGGCAGATGGGAACAAAAGTGGTCCCTGTCAATTCCGGTTCCCGCACCCTCAAAGATGCGATCAACGCCTGTTTTCGAGATTGGGTCACAAATGTCCGAACTACCTACCTGCTCCTCGGTTCGGTTGTCGGAGCGCATCCGTATCCGATGATAGTCCGGGACTTCCAATCCGTCATCGGTGATGAGGCAAGAACACAGATTTTAGAGCAAGCGGGTGCCTTACCAGACTGCGTCGTTGCTTGCGTTGGTGGTGGTAGCAACTCGCTCGGTATGTTCTATCCCTTCTATGCGGACGAATCCGTCCGATTGATTGGCGTAGAAGCAGCTGGTGAAAGCATCCGTAGTGGACGACATGCTGCACCCCTCACTGCAGGAAGCGTCGGTGTTTTTCACGGTGCTAAGTGCTACCTACTGCAAGAGGAGGACGGTCAGATAACCCCCGCACATTCGATCTCCGCAGGGTTAGATTATCCGGGTGTCGGACCCGAACACAGTTACTACCGTGAAACGGGTAGAGCGGAATATGTCCCAGTTACGGATGCAGAAGCAGTAGAAGGATTCCAGTTGTTATCAGAGACAGAGGGCATCATACCGGCATTAGAATCCGCGCACGCCATCGCCTATCTCCGTGAACTCGCACCCAAACTCGGTAAGAACAAAGTCATCGCTGTGTGTCTATCGGGACGTGGTGACAAAGATGTCTATACCATCGCAAACGAATTGGGTATTAATCTGTAG
- a CDS encoding C-terminal binding protein, with protein sequence MQNNWKVLITDYAWPSIAPERQVLAEIGAELIAAETGEEAELLTLAPTMDGILTCWKPVREPVIAAATKCQVIGRCGIGLDNIDVEAATEHGIIVTNVPAYCVDEVSDHAMGLLLACARKIPRFDRTIREGTWDQNVGPAMRRIRGKTLGIIGFGRIARSIVPKAKAFGLTINVSSPRTAPELIQQYGAQKVSFPELLATSDFITIHAPLTSETQHLFSHAEFRAMKPTAFLINTARGGIVNTAALTIALRNGDIAGAGLDVLETEPPNQNEELLTLENVVVTPHAAFISEESILDLEVSAAKCVAQVLSGQLPESVVNPSVLEQPNLRANF encoded by the coding sequence ATGCAAAACAACTGGAAAGTCCTCATCACCGATTACGCTTGGCCCTCTATAGCACCTGAACGACAAGTGCTCGCCGAAATCGGGGCAGAACTTATCGCAGCGGAGACGGGTGAAGAAGCAGAACTCCTAACCCTTGCCCCAACAATGGATGGCATCCTCACCTGTTGGAAACCTGTCCGTGAGCCTGTCATTGCCGCCGCCACAAAATGTCAGGTTATCGGGCGGTGCGGTATCGGACTCGACAACATTGATGTAGAAGCAGCGACCGAACACGGTATTATTGTCACCAACGTCCCTGCCTACTGTGTCGATGAAGTCTCCGACCATGCGATGGGGCTTCTACTTGCGTGTGCTCGGAAAATTCCACGCTTCGATCGGACCATCAGAGAAGGCACCTGGGACCAGAACGTCGGACCAGCGATGCGTAGAATCCGAGGCAAGACACTCGGTATCATTGGATTCGGACGGATTGCGCGGTCAATCGTGCCAAAAGCGAAAGCATTCGGACTTACAATTAACGTTTCTTCCCCGCGCACCGCTCCCGAATTAATTCAGCAGTACGGTGCACAAAAGGTCTCATTCCCAGAGTTACTCGCAACGTCCGACTTTATCACGATTCACGCGCCGCTGACCTCGGAAACACAACACCTATTTAGCCATGCTGAGTTTCGGGCGATGAAACCGACAGCATTTTTAATTAACACAGCGCGCGGCGGCATTGTAAACACCGCTGCACTCACAATCGCACTCCGAAATGGAGACATCGCCGGTGCGGGTTTAGATGTTTTGGAAACGGAACCACCAAATCAAAACGAGGAACTTCTAACGCTTGAAAACGTTGTTGTCACACCGCACGCCGCTTTCATCTCAGAGGAATCAATTCTTGATCTGGAGGTTAGCGCTGCTAAGTGTGTGGCACAAGTACTCAGCGGACAACTACCAGAATCCGTTGTTAACCCATCGGTTCTGGAACAACCAAACCTCCGAGCAAATTTCTGA
- a CDS encoding FAD-binding protein, whose protein sequence is MNQHDLKHPHKELYDLLGTRFSRDSTVRDAHARDASYHRGALPDAVVYPKTNAEIAEIVKICAKYNIPIIPYGTGTGVEGAVVAFEGTLCIALNEMNCILRVSPDDRDATVQAGVTRLQLNTHLADLGTRLHFSVDPGADASLGGMAATRASGTSAVRYGTMLDNVLGLTVVTVDGSIVRTGGRARKSAAGYDLTRLFIGSEGTLGIITEITLKLTRLPESVAAAVCAFPSVDAAVDTVIKLMDTGANIARIELLDERQMDAVNKYAGLDYEVAPTLFFEFHGSAYTVAESSEIAGKIAAAHGSGDFRWATDESERKRLWQARYDSYYAALNRRPGSVGYVTDVCVPISQLAACIAKTKTLLAKSSLVPSILGHVGDGNFHVVFPLEPDNKDELAEAQYLSHQIVDIALEMDGTCTGEHGVGVGKRNALEKEHGEAVDLMRAIKHALDPLNLMNPGKVFL, encoded by the coding sequence ATGAATCAACACGACTTAAAACACCCGCATAAAGAACTCTATGACCTTCTCGGAACACGCTTCAGCAGAGACAGTACTGTCCGAGACGCGCACGCACGCGATGCCTCCTACCATCGCGGTGCATTACCAGATGCCGTCGTTTACCCGAAAACCAACGCCGAAATCGCAGAAATTGTCAAAATCTGTGCAAAATATAACATACCTATAATCCCTTACGGCACCGGTACCGGTGTTGAAGGTGCTGTCGTTGCGTTTGAAGGGACACTCTGCATTGCGTTGAACGAAATGAACTGCATCCTCCGCGTCAGTCCAGACGACAGAGATGCTACTGTTCAAGCAGGCGTGACACGCTTACAACTGAACACACATCTCGCTGATCTCGGTACGCGACTTCACTTTTCCGTCGATCCGGGTGCAGACGCTTCATTAGGAGGAATGGCAGCAACACGCGCATCTGGCACAAGTGCGGTTCGATACGGAACAATGCTCGATAACGTCCTCGGCTTGACCGTTGTCACTGTTGACGGTTCCATCGTCCGGACGGGGGGTAGAGCGCGGAAATCCGCTGCAGGCTACGATCTTACCCGTCTTTTCATCGGTTCAGAAGGGACATTGGGGATTATCACCGAAATCACGCTCAAACTAACACGGTTGCCGGAATCAGTTGCTGCCGCTGTCTGTGCTTTTCCAAGCGTAGATGCAGCAGTAGATACTGTTATCAAACTGATGGACACAGGTGCCAACATCGCTCGCATCGAACTGTTAGATGAACGCCAGATGGATGCGGTCAACAAATATGCAGGATTAGATTATGAAGTTGCGCCGACGCTCTTTTTTGAATTCCACGGGTCCGCGTATACCGTCGCTGAGAGTTCGGAGATCGCTGGTAAAATCGCAGCTGCACACGGCAGTGGTGACTTCCGATGGGCAACAGATGAAAGTGAACGCAAACGTCTCTGGCAAGCGCGATACGATAGCTACTACGCCGCACTCAACCGCCGTCCGGGTTCCGTCGGCTATGTCACTGATGTGTGTGTCCCAATCTCCCAACTCGCTGCCTGTATCGCGAAGACGAAGACACTGCTCGCTAAATCAAGCCTCGTTCCATCGATCCTTGGACACGTCGGGGACGGCAATTTCCACGTCGTCTTCCCACTTGAACCTGACAACAAGGACGAATTGGCAGAGGCGCAGTACCTCAGCCACCAGATTGTAGACATTGCCTTGGAGATGGACGGCACTTGCACCGGTGAACATGGGGTCGGTGTCGGTAAACGGAATGCATTAGAGAAGGAACACGGAGAAGCAGTCGATTTAATGCGAGCGATCAAACACGCCTTGGATCCACTCAACTTAATGAATCCTGGTAAAGTGTTCTTATAG
- a CDS encoding Uma2 family endonuclease: MRISQAYFTPEEYITLERKAIPDAETVRSEYMNGKIIGRSSSNLSHNLITGNIVAGLYTRLRNRGCFVFANEMRVSIPSANSYFYPDVGVVCEEPRFEDDIFDILLNPIVVVEVLSPSTEAYDRGDKFAHYRQLHSLQEYILVSQDKVRVDHYVRHTAQWILTDFQELDQHLPLASIQCELPLQEIYERVRFPE, encoded by the coding sequence ATGAGGATATCCCAGGCATATTTCACACCGGAAGAATACATCACTTTAGAACGCAAGGCAATTCCTGACGCTGAGACAGTCAGAAGTGAATACATGAACGGTAAAATAATTGGAAGATCCAGTTCTAATCTTTCACACAATCTTATTACCGGCAACATTGTCGCTGGACTTTACACCCGCTTGAGAAATAGGGGATGCTTTGTATTCGCTAATGAGATGCGTGTGAGTATTCCCTCAGCAAATTCCTATTTTTATCCTGATGTCGGTGTCGTCTGCGAAGAGCCCCGTTTTGAAGACGATATTTTTGATATACTCCTCAACCCGATTGTCGTCGTAGAGGTACTCTCTCCGTCAACAGAGGCTTACGACAGAGGCGACAAATTTGCACACTACCGACAACTCCACTCCTTGCAAGAATACATCCTCGTTTCCCAAGACAAGGTGCGTGTTGATCACTACGTCCGACACACAGCACAGTGGATTCTCACCGATTTTCAAGAACTTGACCAACACCTTCCGCTCGCTTCTATTCAATGTGAACTGCCCCTACAAGAGATATACGAACGCGTCCGGTTCCCTGAGTAG
- a CDS encoding Fic family protein: protein MRDFTAGVYRQQREYKSFSPSFINCPFVWKNRQIDQLVEQAANLLGELNAYAEIVPDVDFSIPMSIAKEAIDSNLIEGTKTEIDEVVLPQTEIPPIRQADLQEVHNYIEAMNFAIAELPRVPISMRLLKDVHKILMSGARGKHKAPGEIRRSQNWIGGSSLADALFVPPSPEELPDLLSDLEKFWYNTSLQLPYLIKIAITHYQFETIHPFLDGNGRCGRLLIVLQLIDAQLLNKPALYASTFFEKNKVSYYNSLTRVRTANDLEQWIVFFLLGIVETAQHGLKTFKGIIALRQEYDAKILTLGSRARNAQKLLQCMYATPIVNTRWVERTLEISFSSANRLLKSLTELGLLKETTGYSRNRLFVLEKYLNLFRS from the coding sequence ATGAGAGATTTTACAGCAGGCGTGTACCGACAGCAACGAGAATATAAAAGTTTTAGCCCTTCCTTCATCAACTGTCCTTTCGTTTGGAAAAACCGTCAAATAGATCAGTTGGTCGAACAAGCTGCCAATCTTTTGGGAGAACTCAACGCTTATGCGGAAATCGTACCAGATGTCGATTTTTCGATTCCAATGAGCATTGCAAAAGAAGCCATAGACTCTAATCTGATTGAAGGCACAAAAACTGAGATTGATGAGGTTGTTCTGCCACAAACAGAGATTCCACCAATCAGACAGGCTGATTTGCAGGAGGTCCACAATTATATTGAAGCGATGAATTTCGCGATAGCCGAACTCCCAAGAGTCCCAATTTCGATGCGACTTCTCAAAGATGTACATAAAATATTGATGTCCGGTGCTCGTGGAAAACATAAAGCACCCGGCGAAATCCGCAGAAGTCAAAATTGGATCGGTGGTTCGTCGCTTGCCGATGCCCTTTTCGTCCCACCCTCACCAGAAGAACTTCCAGACCTCCTAAGCGATCTGGAAAAATTTTGGTACAACACATCGCTACAACTGCCCTATCTTATCAAAATCGCTATCACACACTATCAGTTTGAAACGATCCATCCGTTTCTTGATGGAAATGGCAGGTGTGGCAGACTTTTAATTGTTTTGCAACTCATTGATGCACAATTACTGAACAAACCTGCACTTTATGCATCCACCTTTTTTGAGAAAAACAAGGTTTCATACTACAATTCGCTCACTCGCGTTCGCACTGCAAATGACTTGGAACAGTGGATTGTATTTTTTCTACTTGGAATCGTTGAGACAGCGCAACACGGACTCAAGACATTCAAAGGGATTATCGCACTTCGCCAAGAATATGATGCCAAAATCCTGACGCTCGGTTCCAGAGCACGAAACGCTCAAAAGTTGCTCCAATGCATGTATGCAACACCCATTGTTAACACGAGATGGGTTGAAAGGACGTTAGAGATAAGTTTTTCAAGTGCGAACCGACTCCTAAAGTCCTTGACAGAACTCGGTTTACTTAAGGAAACTACAGGCTACTCCCGTAACCGTCTCTTTGTATTGGAGAAATATCTGAACCTCTTTAGAAGTTAG
- a CDS encoding AAA family ATPase — protein sequence MNLETQIQQFRETFYNVKTEVQKRIVGQDAIIEGVLFCLLANGHALLEGIPGLGKTQLIHTLSEALDLSFKRIQFTPDMMPSDITGTTLLVEDEHGRRQFEFQQGPIFSQLILADEINRATPRTQSALLEAMQERTVTVGRTSHTLEEPFCVLATQNPLEMEGTYPLPEAQLDRFLFKLLIEFPSEDEIVEILRRTTSGADITINKVTNAETLNQMRRLVPQVPIAEHVERHIIRLVRATHPDSENAPEIVKQYVHLGAGIRSVQAIALTAKIHALLDERYNVAFSDIDAVLLPALRHRILLNFEGQGEGIAPDAIVNEVQNTIIPTP from the coding sequence ATGAACTTAGAAACCCAAATCCAGCAGTTCCGAGAAACCTTTTACAATGTCAAAACCGAAGTCCAAAAACGCATTGTCGGTCAAGACGCGATTATCGAAGGTGTCCTCTTCTGTCTGCTCGCCAATGGACACGCACTCCTTGAGGGTATCCCCGGTTTAGGCAAGACGCAGCTGATTCACACCCTCAGCGAAGCACTCGATCTCTCCTTCAAGCGTATCCAATTCACACCGGATATGATGCCCTCCGACATCACAGGTACAACACTTCTGGTTGAGGATGAACACGGCAGAAGGCAGTTTGAATTCCAACAGGGACCCATTTTTTCCCAACTCATTCTCGCCGATGAGATTAACCGCGCCACACCGCGCACACAATCCGCACTCCTTGAGGCGATGCAAGAACGCACCGTCACCGTCGGACGCACCAGCCACACGTTAGAGGAACCGTTTTGCGTCCTAGCGACCCAAAACCCGCTGGAAATGGAAGGTACTTATCCGCTTCCAGAAGCGCAACTGGATCGGTTCCTATTCAAACTCCTTATCGAATTTCCGAGTGAAGACGAGATCGTGGAAATCCTACGCCGTACCACATCTGGTGCTGATATCACCATCAACAAGGTCACGAATGCTGAGACGCTCAACCAGATGCGCCGACTCGTCCCACAGGTACCCATCGCCGAACATGTTGAACGCCATATTATCCGACTCGTCCGTGCAACACACCCGGATTCTGAGAACGCACCGGAGATTGTCAAACAATACGTCCATCTCGGTGCTGGTATTCGGAGTGTCCAAGCCATAGCCCTCACCGCCAAAATCCACGCCCTCCTTGATGAACGTTACAACGTTGCTTTTTCGGACATTGATGCCGTGCTGCTTCCGGCACTCCGCCACCGTATTCTCCTCAATTTTGAAGGACAAGGTGAAGGGATTGCACCTGACGCTATCGTCAACGAAGTCCAAAATACTATAATTCCGACCCCCTAA
- a CDS encoding Gfo/Idh/MocA family oxidoreductase → MPQTYKACLIGCGRMGATIDDEVAGRPDSFIWQPFSHAAAAVACERTDLVAVSDVFEEKAETIRQRYGAERAYTDYQEMIEKEKPDIVCIATRPGPHADMTVFAAENGVKGIYCEKPLCCSMEEADIMVDIVQKHGVKFNYGTQRRYMPIYRKVRELVDAGEIGDVQCSIAQYGAGSALWGLTHAADMLLFLAGDPEVDFVVGAIICNDSDWDGNRLNVDPGIACGYIRYSNGVHGYNTAGTGPEYEVCGTGGKIRIQNNSREIQFRKKDGTFFEEVPFPETSRATGTVMGITDIAEALDEDRETKGPVHLARRSQETLMGMIESHRLGGKHISLPMENRSLYVTRDNW, encoded by the coding sequence ATGCCACAGACATACAAAGCCTGTCTCATTGGATGCGGACGGATGGGCGCAACGATCGACGACGAAGTCGCAGGCAGACCCGATAGTTTTATATGGCAGCCCTTTTCGCACGCTGCCGCAGCTGTCGCTTGCGAACGAACAGACCTCGTCGCTGTCTCCGATGTCTTCGAAGAGAAAGCCGAAACCATCAGACAACGTTACGGAGCCGAGCGTGCCTATACAGACTACCAGGAAATGATCGAAAAGGAGAAACCCGACATCGTCTGTATCGCCACACGTCCCGGTCCCCACGCCGACATGACCGTCTTCGCTGCTGAAAACGGTGTCAAGGGTATCTACTGCGAAAAGCCGCTCTGCTGTTCTATGGAAGAGGCGGACATCATGGTAGACATCGTTCAAAAGCACGGTGTCAAGTTCAACTACGGGACGCAGCGCCGCTACATGCCGATTTATCGCAAAGTACGAGAACTCGTGGATGCTGGCGAAATCGGTGATGTCCAATGCTCCATCGCACAATACGGTGCGGGTTCTGCCCTCTGGGGTTTGACGCACGCTGCTGATATGCTCCTGTTCCTCGCGGGTGACCCAGAGGTCGATTTCGTGGTAGGTGCGATTATATGCAATGATTCAGATTGGGACGGTAATCGTCTGAATGTCGATCCGGGGATTGCTTGTGGTTACATCCGTTACTCCAACGGGGTCCACGGTTATAATACCGCAGGTACAGGCCCTGAATACGAGGTCTGTGGCACCGGCGGCAAAATCCGCATTCAGAATAACAGCCGAGAAATCCAGTTCCGAAAAAAGGATGGGACCTTCTTTGAAGAGGTGCCGTTTCCAGAAACATCCCGCGCTACAGGCACCGTTATGGGAATCACCGACATCGCCGAAGCACTCGATGAGGACCGCGAGACCAAGGGACCCGTTCATCTCGCACGTCGCAGTCAAGAGACGCTCATGGGTATGATCGAATCGCATCGGCTTGGCGGTAAGCACATCTCACTCCCCATGGAAAACCGTTCTCTCTATGTCACAAGGGACAATTGGTAG
- a CDS encoding sulfatase → MNLAYIVIDTLRYDYIGANGNDWIETPNIDRFASKALAFDYAFCASFPTIPYRTDVITGQYGAPFHPWKPLRHERQTLPWTLAGNGYATQLIHDTPHLVNGGHNFDWPFHAWTFVRGAEVDRDWITDTVAWPDNWTRQPLFDCIDDKAAESGMLRSYARANRNRKKPEDWNCAKLFNTAAQFLKDNAKRDNFFLWVDCFDPHEPWDAPLEFMKKYDTRPGYDGRVDPRSLGARGNAELSDEAKQHIKAQYAAKTTWMDHCFGQFLDALESTGLDKNTAVIFTADHGTNVGERGRFGKGQPVRQQEAHVPLFIRLPDGDSEEGGGRSNVIVQPQDFFPTILNILGEERPDGIEGHDILTPARSGETGERQLALSGGSIERWENSTQNPNLNLFTAFDREWSLEVGTTPENSKLVRLGELDDVANEHPDVVAKLHAAAVDEIERRGTDPALMAWLRSGGEDAFPADATYWNGFPGPAGFRPYFGKLYTGE, encoded by the coding sequence ATGAATCTCGCTTACATTGTTATTGATACACTCCGCTACGACTACATCGGTGCAAACGGAAATGACTGGATAGAAACACCCAACATCGATCGGTTTGCTTCCAAAGCCTTGGCATTCGACTACGCTTTCTGTGCCAGTTTTCCAACGATCCCCTATCGGACGGATGTCATCACTGGACAATACGGTGCCCCCTTCCACCCTTGGAAACCACTCCGCCACGAACGTCAAACCTTACCGTGGACACTCGCAGGAAACGGCTACGCGACACAACTCATTCACGATACACCGCATCTCGTCAATGGTGGACATAACTTCGACTGGCCCTTCCACGCATGGACATTCGTTCGCGGCGCAGAAGTCGATAGAGATTGGATCACCGATACTGTAGCATGGCCCGACAACTGGACCCGACAACCACTTTTCGATTGCATTGACGACAAAGCCGCTGAATCGGGAATGCTCCGCAGCTACGCACGCGCAAATAGAAACCGAAAGAAACCGGAAGACTGGAACTGCGCAAAACTCTTCAACACCGCTGCGCAATTCCTCAAAGATAACGCCAAACGAGACAACTTTTTCCTCTGGGTAGACTGCTTTGATCCACATGAACCTTGGGATGCACCTCTTGAGTTCATGAAGAAATACGATACCCGTCCCGGCTATGACGGACGTGTCGATCCACGCAGTCTCGGTGCACGGGGCAATGCGGAACTCTCAGATGAAGCGAAACAACACATCAAAGCGCAATACGCCGCTAAAACGACATGGATGGACCACTGCTTCGGACAGTTCCTTGATGCTCTTGAGTCCACTGGGCTTGATAAGAACACGGCTGTCATCTTTACCGCGGACCACGGCACAAATGTCGGTGAACGCGGTAGGTTTGGCAAAGGACAACCCGTGCGTCAGCAGGAGGCACATGTCCCGCTCTTTATTCGGCTCCCAGATGGGGACAGCGAAGAAGGTGGGGGAAGAAGCAATGTCATCGTCCAACCACAGGACTTCTTCCCGACGATTCTTAACATCTTAGGTGAGGAACGTCCTGACGGCATTGAGGGACATGACATTTTAACCCCTGCACGCAGCGGAGAAACTGGTGAAAGGCAGCTTGCCCTCTCAGGCGGAAGTATCGAGCGATGGGAAAACAGCACACAGAATCCGAATCTCAACCTCTTCACCGCTTTCGACCGTGAGTGGAGTTTAGAGGTCGGTACGACACCTGAAAATTCAAAACTCGTCCGACTCGGCGAATTAGACGACGTTGCCAACGAACATCCGGATGTCGTTGCGAAACTGCACGCCGCTGCCGTTGATGAAATCGAACGTCGCGGTACCGATCCTGCACTCATGGCATGGCTCCGTAGTGGTGGTGAAGATGCTTTCCCCGCCGATGCCACCTACTGGAACGGTTTTCCCGGACCTGCAGGCTTCCGTCCATATTTCGGAAAACTCTATACTGGTGAGTAA
- a CDS encoding phytanoyl-CoA dioxygenase family protein — protein sequence MASPSVVPSTLNVELDHHLQQEVNFFLNWGYLIVDDAATPEQIESLREALDESYERNNKSQFIGELLEEDDRFAFLLDNPPVLKRMEAILGTCVQLHSATARITEPGTPDQHWHRDGPWPIAPNGTPYGSLPAQINCGYYLDEVSDENGPTVVQPGSHRAPFRPPPTPVELPDEKRVLVSPGQAVMFDGWTWHRGAANNSSQRRRVCLMCYQNAWMKSREPFDGPRVTKLREEGTPQQQLLLGAIPKW from the coding sequence ATGGCAAGTCCGAGCGTAGTGCCATCAACACTCAATGTCGAACTGGATCACCACCTACAACAAGAGGTTAACTTCTTCCTCAATTGGGGGTATCTCATCGTTGACGACGCTGCAACACCGGAACAGATCGAGTCGTTGCGCGAGGCACTTGATGAAAGTTACGAACGCAACAATAAAAGTCAATTCATCGGTGAGCTCCTTGAGGAGGACGATCGGTTCGCATTTCTGTTAGACAACCCGCCCGTTCTAAAACGGATGGAAGCCATATTAGGCACCTGTGTCCAACTCCACAGCGCGACAGCACGTATCACCGAACCCGGAACGCCAGATCAGCATTGGCATCGCGACGGTCCTTGGCCCATCGCACCGAACGGAACACCTTACGGGAGTCTCCCAGCACAGATTAATTGCGGTTATTATCTTGACGAAGTTAGCGACGAAAACGGTCCCACGGTTGTCCAACCCGGCAGCCATAGGGCACCCTTCCGTCCACCGCCCACGCCTGTCGAATTGCCCGATGAGAAACGGGTACTCGTCTCCCCTGGACAAGCGGTTATGTTCGATGGATGGACGTGGCATCGCGGTGCTGCTAACAATTCCTCACAACGTCGCCGTGTCTGCCTCATGTGCTATCAAAACGCGTGGATGAAATCGAGAGAACCTTTCGACGGTCCTCGCGTCACAAAACTCCGAGAAGAGGGGACCCCACAACAACAACTCTTGCTCGGCGCAATCCCAAAATGGTAA
- a CDS encoding phytanoyl-CoA dioxygenase family protein, with product MPTLDERFEAYKTDGFAIFEKVFDEPQMQSWREKHAELSAANDEQTWFGNTLELAPELMWPAVSHPIILEFLEKVMGPFVQLDNLTLAAFPPMEKEKAEGRVSGWHRDRWAHVPFTDAYHRPNAINAISYLQDLTDEFGPLRVIVGSHRKPLTMEDSERGVPHPDETLIHMGAGDVVITHNGLIHSGTPNTSDKLRYFFSIYYNLTWLKHTDHHTGPHTQKLLEAAKAANNHQHMRLLGVDEQLQPRCNSGFLSSDEERWEEWATADQEAIKEG from the coding sequence ATGCCAACATTAGACGAACGCTTTGAAGCTTATAAGACCGACGGTTTTGCAATATTTGAAAAAGTCTTTGATGAACCGCAGATGCAAAGTTGGCGCGAGAAACACGCGGAACTCTCCGCAGCCAACGACGAGCAGACATGGTTCGGAAACACACTCGAATTAGCACCTGAATTAATGTGGCCCGCCGTCTCGCATCCGATAATCCTTGAGTTTTTAGAAAAAGTGATGGGACCCTTCGTGCAATTAGACAATCTTACGCTCGCAGCGTTTCCACCGATGGAAAAAGAGAAAGCGGAAGGTAGGGTCTCTGGCTGGCATCGCGACCGGTGGGCACACGTTCCCTTCACCGACGCGTATCACCGACCGAACGCCATCAACGCTATCTCCTATCTGCAAGACTTGACGGATGAATTCGGACCCCTTCGCGTCATTGTCGGTTCGCATCGGAAACCCCTTACTATGGAAGACTCGGAACGTGGGGTACCACATCCTGACGAGACGCTGATCCACATGGGAGCCGGTGATGTCGTCATCACACACAACGGACTCATCCATTCTGGCACACCGAATACTTCGGACAAGTTACGCTATTTCTTCAGCATTTACTACAACCTGACATGGCTGAAACACACCGACCATCACACGGGTCCGCATACCCAAAAGTTGTTGGAAGCCGCAAAAGCCGCCAATAATCATCAACACATGCGGCTCCTCGGTGTAGATGAGCAACTTCAACCGCGATGCAACTCCGGCTTCCTCAGCTCCGATGAAGAACGTTGGGAAGAATGGGCAACCGCCGACCAAGAGGCAATTAAGGAGGGATAA